From the genome of Aricia agestis chromosome 9, ilAriAges1.1, whole genome shotgun sequence, one region includes:
- the LOC121730058 gene encoding uncharacterized protein LOC121730058 isoform X4: protein MSNRAWVTLATNDSYGLGALVLAHSLRRAGSAVPAVVLITPSVTDAMRERLGAVFAEVITVDVLDSGDAAHLALLQRPELGITFTKLHCWNLTQYEKCVFLDADTLIVQNCDELFDREELSAAPDVGWPDCFNSGVFVFRPSAETFSNIIKFAQERGSFDGGDQGLLNLYFSDWAHGDINKHLPFLYNVTSAAFYSYLPALKQYGRDLKIIHFIGASKPWLQHYNWRTHTVDAPDHLREFLQLWWSLFTSEVHTKLDSAMVEAEEQTPLDYHHEPEYLEEEYIDQDLNTGHYEATLNPLSEFHWHHPDKQIQFPSEDEPIVDMTEYHDPWDTYRGHIPPMSNNAEQEVPQMDYHEVRKYAWEYMPPVHKDNHSHNAPQIESPFREQTYHETHHSSQAYDTTSSQVERYSNNEYRPEIRQEVQSNHQQHFKQYHAEKANYHHHEPQKPYHNQESYPSNSQYTDRISHLNSNTNQTPSQITHSANNIHKNLTTFSESYSQSNKVSNNKVEEIVIFNNNQEPIHKFTPYVYSVHLDYTTNDCEHQMNGYISDDECDMYEEILPRHPYDGFYLRHQNTIDSRGRKICSHEIHYAPHSPSPTPPSPEVFEDALDFPEEINERNGENHTGVAGHLARIGEDLQSEAIDELSRRQGWEAGNIDYMGADSFDKIWAKISQTLSQGPSSPPKQQSPPLAQPSVGVSGLEALKLDDKAGASDSPLLATTPSKDEAPAAPAAKSEERRKLEKLQLHPPAAADPLPTPDSELEDAASLAQSIIAIELRTTVTSPSPTTEPSPKATPEPRNLLVEGPEVPTPPVGAVSLSQIGIKPKSKPTTAAQIESSVSKVEVQTPPTPTEDPKKKLVKKVVKKEAAPSGEAPVPPPRKKEKKPKDK, encoded by the exons ATCGAGCATGGGTAACGTTGGCGACGAACGACTCGTACGGTCTAGGAGCTCTGGTGTTGGCGCACTCTCTCCGTCGTGCCGGCTCGGCTGTCCCTGCCGTGGTACTCATCACGCCCTCCGTTACTGATGCTATGag GGAGCGTCTCGGCGCCGTCTTCGCTGAGGTGATAACAGTAGACGTGTTGGACTCCGGAGACGCGGCGCACCTGGCCCTCCTGCAGCGGCCGGAACTTGGCATCACCTTCAccaaactgcactgctggaACCTCACGCAGTATGAGAAATGCGTGTTCCTCGATGCTGATACTTtg atTGTCCAGAACTGTGATGAGCTTTTCGACCGTGAAGAGCTCTCCGCGGCCCCCGACGTGGGCTGGCCCGACTGCTTCAACTCCGGAGTGTTCGTGTTCAGACCATCCGCAGAAACGTTCAGCAACATCATCAAATTCGCCCAGGAACGCGGAAGCTTTGATG GTGGTGATCAAGGTCTCCTGAACTTATATTTCTCGGACTGGGCTCACGGTGATATCAACAAACATCTGCCCTTCCTCTACAATGTAACATCAGCAGCGTTCTACTCCTATCTGCCTGCGTTGAAACA GTATGGTAGGGATCTCAAGATTATCCACTTCATCGGCGCCTCCAAACCCTGGCTTCAACATTACAACTGGCGGACCCACACCGTCGATGCTCCGGACCATCTGCGCGAGTTCCTTCAACTGTGGTGGAGCCTCTTCACCTCTGAAGTCCACACTAAGCTAGACTCCGCCATG GTCGAAGCGGAGGAACAAACTCCGCTAGATTACCACCATGAGCCAGAATATCTAGAAGAAGAGTATATAGATCAAGATTTAAACACTGGTCATTACGAAGCCACGCTCAATCCTCTATCCGAATTTCATTGGCATCATCCAGACAAACAAATACAGTTTCCCTCAGAAGATGAACCCATTGTTGATATGACTGAATATCATGACCCCTGGGATACCTACAGGGGACATATACCCCCGATGTCTAATAATGCAGAACAAGAAGTGCCGCAAATGGATTACCATGAAGTCAGAAAATATGCATGGGAATATATGCCTCCTGTTCATAAAGATAATCATAGTCATAATGCACCACAAATTGAAAGTCCTTTCAGAGAACAGACGTATCATGAAACTCATCACTCTAGCCAGGCATATGATACTACAAGTTCGCAGGTAGAAAGATACAGTAATAATGAATACCGACCTGAAATTCGACAAGAAGTTCAAAGTAATCATCAACAGCACTTCAAACAATATCATGCAGAAAAAGCAAATTACCATCATCATGAACCACAGAAGCCATATCATAATCAAGAAAGTTATCCCAGTAACTCACAGTATACTGATAGAATAAGCCATTTAAATAGTAATACTAATCAAACTCCTAGTCAAATAACGCATAGTgcaaataatattcataaaaacCTAACAACTTTCAGTGAAAGTTATTCTCAGTCAAATAAGGTTAGTAATAATAAGGTTGAAgaaattgtaatatttaataacaatcaAGAACCAATTCATAAGTTTACGCCGTATGTGTATTCTGTGCATTTAGATTATACAACAAATGATTGCGAACATCAAATGAACGGCTATATCTCGGATGATGAATGCGATATGTATGAAGAAATACTGCCTAGACATCCATATGATGGTTTTTACTTACGACACCAAAACACAATTGACTCCAGGGGGAGAAAAATTTGTTCGCACGAAATACATTACGCACCCCATTCTCCGTCTCCGACGCCACCTAGTCCAGAAGTGTTCGAAGACGCACTAGATTTTCCTGAAGAGATAAATGAAAGAAATGGGGAAAATCAC ACGGGAGTGGCGGGTCATCTGGCGCGCATCGGTGAAGATTTGCAGAGCGAAGCGATTGATGAGCTATCTCGCCGTCAAGGTTGGGAAGCTGGCAACATTGACTACATGGGTGCTGACTCTTTTGACAAAATTTGGGCAAAAATATCTCAGACCCTTAGTCAAGGACCTAGTTCACCGCCAAAACAGCAGTCTCCTCCGCTTGCTCAGCCATCTGTTGGAG TATCAGGTTTAGAAGCGCTAAAATTAGACGACAAAGCAGGTGCATCTGATAGTCCACTCCTAGCTACTACACCCTCGAAAGATGAAGCCCCTGCAGCGCCGGCAGCAAAAT CGGAGGAGCGGCGCAAGTTGGAGAAGCTGCAGCTGCACCCCCCCGCCGCCGCTGACCCCCTCCCCACCCCGGACAGCGAGCTCGAGGACGCGGCGTCGCTCGCCCAGTCCATCATTGCCATCGAGCTGCGAACTACCGTCACCTCCCCCTCACCCACCACGGAACCCTCGCCCAAGGCCACGCCCGAGCCTAGGAACCTCCTCGTCGAGGGGCCCGAGGTGCCCACGCCCCCGGTCGGAGCCGTCTCCCTCAGCCAGATCGGGATCAAGCCCAAATCGAAGCCGACCACGGCGGCCCAAATAGAGTCATCAGTCTCCAAGGTCGAGGTTCAGACTCCGCCCACGCCGACGGAGGATCCCAAGAAGAAGCTAGTGAAAAAGGTGGTGAAGAAAGAGGCGGCCCCGAGCGGCGAGGCCCCCGTGCCCCCGCCGCGTAAAAAAGAAAAGAAGCCGAAAGATAAATAA
- the LOC121730058 gene encoding uncharacterized protein LOC121730058 isoform X8: MSNRAWVTLATNDSYGLGALVLAHSLRRAGSAVPAVVLITPSVTDAMRERLGAVFAEVITVDVLDSGDAAHLALLQRPELGITFTKLHCWNLTQYEKCVFLDADTLIVQNCDELFDREELSAAPDVGWPDCFNSGVFVFRPSAETFSNIIKFAQERGSFDGGDQGLLNLYFSDWAHGDINKHLPFLYNVTSAAFYSYLPALKQYGRDLKIIHFIGASKPWLQHYNWRTHTVDAPDHLREFLQLWWSLFTSEVHTKLDSAMVEAEEQTPLDYHHEPEYLEEEYIDQDLNTGHYEATLNPLSEFHWHHPDKQIQFPSEDEPIVDMTEYHDPWDTYRGHIPPMSNNAEQEVPQMDYHEVRKYAWEYMPPVHKDNHSHNAPQIESPFREQTYHETHHSSQAYDTTSSQVERYSNNEYRPEIRQEVQSNHQQHFKQYHAEKANYHHHEPQKPYHNQESYPSNSQYTDRISHLNSNTNQTPSQITHSANNIHKNLTTFSESYSQSNKVSNNKVEEIVIFNNNQEPIHKFTPYVYSVHLDYTTNDCEHQMNGYISDDECDMYEEILPRHPYDGFYLRHQNTIDSRGRKICSHEIHYAPHSPSPTPPSPEVFEDALDFPEEINERNGENHTGVAGHLARIGEDLQSEAIDELSRRQGWEAGNIDYMGADSFDKIWAKISQTLSQGPSSPPKQQSPPLAQPSVGVSGLEALKLDDKAGASDSPLLATTPSKDEAPAAPAAKCPNRACSLM, encoded by the exons ATCGAGCATGGGTAACGTTGGCGACGAACGACTCGTACGGTCTAGGAGCTCTGGTGTTGGCGCACTCTCTCCGTCGTGCCGGCTCGGCTGTCCCTGCCGTGGTACTCATCACGCCCTCCGTTACTGATGCTATGag GGAGCGTCTCGGCGCCGTCTTCGCTGAGGTGATAACAGTAGACGTGTTGGACTCCGGAGACGCGGCGCACCTGGCCCTCCTGCAGCGGCCGGAACTTGGCATCACCTTCAccaaactgcactgctggaACCTCACGCAGTATGAGAAATGCGTGTTCCTCGATGCTGATACTTtg atTGTCCAGAACTGTGATGAGCTTTTCGACCGTGAAGAGCTCTCCGCGGCCCCCGACGTGGGCTGGCCCGACTGCTTCAACTCCGGAGTGTTCGTGTTCAGACCATCCGCAGAAACGTTCAGCAACATCATCAAATTCGCCCAGGAACGCGGAAGCTTTGATG GTGGTGATCAAGGTCTCCTGAACTTATATTTCTCGGACTGGGCTCACGGTGATATCAACAAACATCTGCCCTTCCTCTACAATGTAACATCAGCAGCGTTCTACTCCTATCTGCCTGCGTTGAAACA GTATGGTAGGGATCTCAAGATTATCCACTTCATCGGCGCCTCCAAACCCTGGCTTCAACATTACAACTGGCGGACCCACACCGTCGATGCTCCGGACCATCTGCGCGAGTTCCTTCAACTGTGGTGGAGCCTCTTCACCTCTGAAGTCCACACTAAGCTAGACTCCGCCATG GTCGAAGCGGAGGAACAAACTCCGCTAGATTACCACCATGAGCCAGAATATCTAGAAGAAGAGTATATAGATCAAGATTTAAACACTGGTCATTACGAAGCCACGCTCAATCCTCTATCCGAATTTCATTGGCATCATCCAGACAAACAAATACAGTTTCCCTCAGAAGATGAACCCATTGTTGATATGACTGAATATCATGACCCCTGGGATACCTACAGGGGACATATACCCCCGATGTCTAATAATGCAGAACAAGAAGTGCCGCAAATGGATTACCATGAAGTCAGAAAATATGCATGGGAATATATGCCTCCTGTTCATAAAGATAATCATAGTCATAATGCACCACAAATTGAAAGTCCTTTCAGAGAACAGACGTATCATGAAACTCATCACTCTAGCCAGGCATATGATACTACAAGTTCGCAGGTAGAAAGATACAGTAATAATGAATACCGACCTGAAATTCGACAAGAAGTTCAAAGTAATCATCAACAGCACTTCAAACAATATCATGCAGAAAAAGCAAATTACCATCATCATGAACCACAGAAGCCATATCATAATCAAGAAAGTTATCCCAGTAACTCACAGTATACTGATAGAATAAGCCATTTAAATAGTAATACTAATCAAACTCCTAGTCAAATAACGCATAGTgcaaataatattcataaaaacCTAACAACTTTCAGTGAAAGTTATTCTCAGTCAAATAAGGTTAGTAATAATAAGGTTGAAgaaattgtaatatttaataacaatcaAGAACCAATTCATAAGTTTACGCCGTATGTGTATTCTGTGCATTTAGATTATACAACAAATGATTGCGAACATCAAATGAACGGCTATATCTCGGATGATGAATGCGATATGTATGAAGAAATACTGCCTAGACATCCATATGATGGTTTTTACTTACGACACCAAAACACAATTGACTCCAGGGGGAGAAAAATTTGTTCGCACGAAATACATTACGCACCCCATTCTCCGTCTCCGACGCCACCTAGTCCAGAAGTGTTCGAAGACGCACTAGATTTTCCTGAAGAGATAAATGAAAGAAATGGGGAAAATCAC ACGGGAGTGGCGGGTCATCTGGCGCGCATCGGTGAAGATTTGCAGAGCGAAGCGATTGATGAGCTATCTCGCCGTCAAGGTTGGGAAGCTGGCAACATTGACTACATGGGTGCTGACTCTTTTGACAAAATTTGGGCAAAAATATCTCAGACCCTTAGTCAAGGACCTAGTTCACCGCCAAAACAGCAGTCTCCTCCGCTTGCTCAGCCATCTGTTGGAG TATCAGGTTTAGAAGCGCTAAAATTAGACGACAAAGCAGGTGCATCTGATAGTCCACTCCTAGCTACTACACCCTCGAAAGATGAAGCCCCTGCAGCGCCGGCAGCAAAAT GCCCTAACCGAGCTTGCTCTCTAATGTGA
- the LOC121730058 gene encoding glycogenin-2-like isoform X6 translates to MSNRAWVTLATNDSYGLGALVLAHSLRRAGSAVPAVVLITPSVTDAMRERLGAVFAEVITVDVLDSGDAAHLALLQRPELGITFTKLHCWNLTQYEKCVFLDADTLIVQNCDELFDREELSAAPDVGWPDCFNSGVFVFRPSAETFSNIIKFAQERGSFDGGDQGLLNLYFSDWAHGDINKHLPFLYNVTSAAFYSYLPALKQYGRDLKIIHFIGASKPWLQHYNWRTHTVDAPDHLREFLQLWWSLFTSEVHTKLDSAMTGVAGHLARIGEDLQSEAIDELSRRQGWEAGNIDYMGADSFDKIWAKISQTLSQGPSSPPKQQSPPLAQPSVGGKDASPLKESPPAPASAPKDLPKEEPQPVPVETSTEKSTPTEPLPASKDTEQKVDVIPSEPVEPVTKELAQPESLPVQIKTDATTLATEETSPQTLERNTEVKAPSEACVPNPTEQSVPLPIEPEKVETQPQDLAKAPEAEPKTLPSESLPKPVEAESKTSPTEDKPAEVEKKELPSETIPAPVEAVDKALPAEVAPTPVESEPKAKQDIVPPKTTEADAMEQIPVPEPTKTEVATSEEKTETVSDIPVSGLEALKLDDKAGASDSPLLATTPSKDEAPAAPAAKSEERRKLEKLQLHPPAAADPLPTPDSELEDAASLAQSIIAIELRTTVTSPSPTTEPSPKATPEPRNLLVEGPEVPTPPVGAVSLSQIGIKPKSKPTTAAQIESSVSKVEVQTPPTPTEDPKKKLVKKVVKKEAAPSGEAPVPPPRKKEKKPKDK, encoded by the exons ATCGAGCATGGGTAACGTTGGCGACGAACGACTCGTACGGTCTAGGAGCTCTGGTGTTGGCGCACTCTCTCCGTCGTGCCGGCTCGGCTGTCCCTGCCGTGGTACTCATCACGCCCTCCGTTACTGATGCTATGag GGAGCGTCTCGGCGCCGTCTTCGCTGAGGTGATAACAGTAGACGTGTTGGACTCCGGAGACGCGGCGCACCTGGCCCTCCTGCAGCGGCCGGAACTTGGCATCACCTTCAccaaactgcactgctggaACCTCACGCAGTATGAGAAATGCGTGTTCCTCGATGCTGATACTTtg atTGTCCAGAACTGTGATGAGCTTTTCGACCGTGAAGAGCTCTCCGCGGCCCCCGACGTGGGCTGGCCCGACTGCTTCAACTCCGGAGTGTTCGTGTTCAGACCATCCGCAGAAACGTTCAGCAACATCATCAAATTCGCCCAGGAACGCGGAAGCTTTGATG GTGGTGATCAAGGTCTCCTGAACTTATATTTCTCGGACTGGGCTCACGGTGATATCAACAAACATCTGCCCTTCCTCTACAATGTAACATCAGCAGCGTTCTACTCCTATCTGCCTGCGTTGAAACA GTATGGTAGGGATCTCAAGATTATCCACTTCATCGGCGCCTCCAAACCCTGGCTTCAACATTACAACTGGCGGACCCACACCGTCGATGCTCCGGACCATCTGCGCGAGTTCCTTCAACTGTGGTGGAGCCTCTTCACCTCTGAAGTCCACACTAAGCTAGACTCCGCCATG ACGGGAGTGGCGGGTCATCTGGCGCGCATCGGTGAAGATTTGCAGAGCGAAGCGATTGATGAGCTATCTCGCCGTCAAGGTTGGGAAGCTGGCAACATTGACTACATGGGTGCTGACTCTTTTGACAAAATTTGGGCAAAAATATCTCAGACCCTTAGTCAAGGACCTAGTTCACCGCCAAAACAGCAGTCTCCTCCGCTTGCTCAGCCATCTGTTGGAGGTAAAGATGCTAGTCCATTAAAAGAATCTCCTCCTGCACCTGCATCAGCCCCAAAAGATTTACCTAAAGAAGAACCCCAGCCGGTGCCAGTTGAAACAAGTACTGAAAAATCGACACCGACTGAACCCCTCCCCGCATCCAAAGATACAGAACAAAAAGTGGATGTAATCCCAAGTGAACCAGTCGAACCTGTTACTAAGGAACTGGCCCAACCTGAGTCCCTTCCTGTTCAAATCAAAACAGATGCTACGACTCTAGCCACAGAAGAAACGAGTCCACAAACTCTTGAAAGAAACACGGAAGTGAAAGCACCTTCTGAAGCATGCGTTCCTAATCCAACTGAGCAATCAGTCCCATTACCTATCGAACCAGAAAAAGTAGAGACGCAACCACAAGACCTTGCGAAAGCACCAGAAGCAGAACCTAAGACTCTGCCTTCAGAATCCCTTCCAAAACCAGTCGAAGCCGAATCCAAAACGTCTCCTACAGAAGATAAGCCTGCCGAGGTTGAGAAAAAAGAATTACCTTCAGAAACTATTCCTGCACCTGTTGAAGCAGTCGATAAGGCACTGCCTGCAGAAGTCGCTCCAACTCCTGTCGAATCAGAACCTAAAGCAAAACAAGATATAGTCCCTCCTAAAACAACCGAAGCAGATGCTATGGAACAAATTCCTGTCCCTGAACCAACTAAAACAGAAGTTGCTACCAGTGAAGAAAAGACTGAAACAGTTTCTGATATTCCAGTATCAGGTTTAGAAGCGCTAAAATTAGACGACAAAGCAGGTGCATCTGATAGTCCACTCCTAGCTACTACACCCTCGAAAGATGAAGCCCCTGCAGCGCCGGCAGCAAAAT CGGAGGAGCGGCGCAAGTTGGAGAAGCTGCAGCTGCACCCCCCCGCCGCCGCTGACCCCCTCCCCACCCCGGACAGCGAGCTCGAGGACGCGGCGTCGCTCGCCCAGTCCATCATTGCCATCGAGCTGCGAACTACCGTCACCTCCCCCTCACCCACCACGGAACCCTCGCCCAAGGCCACGCCCGAGCCTAGGAACCTCCTCGTCGAGGGGCCCGAGGTGCCCACGCCCCCGGTCGGAGCCGTCTCCCTCAGCCAGATCGGGATCAAGCCCAAATCGAAGCCGACCACGGCGGCCCAAATAGAGTCATCAGTCTCCAAGGTCGAGGTTCAGACTCCGCCCACGCCGACGGAGGATCCCAAGAAGAAGCTAGTGAAAAAGGTGGTGAAGAAAGAGGCGGCCCCGAGCGGCGAGGCCCCCGTGCCCCCGCCGCGTAAAAAAGAAAAGAAGCCGAAAGATAAATAA
- the LOC121730058 gene encoding uncharacterized protein LOC121730058 isoform X7: MSNRAWVTLATNDSYGLGALVLAHSLRRAGSAVPAVVLITPSVTDAMRERLGAVFAEVITVDVLDSGDAAHLALLQRPELGITFTKLHCWNLTQYEKCVFLDADTLIVQNCDELFDREELSAAPDVGWPDCFNSGVFVFRPSAETFSNIIKFAQERGSFDGGDQGLLNLYFSDWAHGDINKHLPFLYNVTSAAFYSYLPALKQYGRDLKIIHFIGASKPWLQHYNWRTHTVDAPDHLREFLQLWWSLFTSEVHTKLDSAMVEAEEQTPLDYHHEPEYLEEEYIDQDLNTGHYEATLNPLSEFHWHHPDKQIQFPSEDEPIVDMTEYHDPWDTYRGHIPPMSNNAEQEVPQMDYHEVRKYAWEYMPPVHKDNHSHNAPQIESPFREQTYHETHHSSQAYDTTSSQVERYSNNEYRPEIRQEVQSNHQQHFKQYHAEKANYHHHEPQKPYHNQESYPSNSQYTDRISHLNSNTNQTPSQITHSANNIHKNLTTFSESYSQSNKVSNNKVEEIVIFNNNQEPIHKFTPYVYSVHLDYTTNDCEHQMNGYISDDECDMYEEILPRHPYDGFYLRHQNTIDSRGRKICSHEIHYAPHSPSPTPPSPEVFEDALDFPEEINERNGENHTGVAGHLARIGEDLQSEAIDELSRRQGWEAGNIDYMGADSFDKIWAKISQTLSQGPSSPPKQQSPPLAQPSVGVSGLEALKLDDKAGASDSPLLATTPSKDEAPAAPAAKSTEEAAKETRL, from the exons ATCGAGCATGGGTAACGTTGGCGACGAACGACTCGTACGGTCTAGGAGCTCTGGTGTTGGCGCACTCTCTCCGTCGTGCCGGCTCGGCTGTCCCTGCCGTGGTACTCATCACGCCCTCCGTTACTGATGCTATGag GGAGCGTCTCGGCGCCGTCTTCGCTGAGGTGATAACAGTAGACGTGTTGGACTCCGGAGACGCGGCGCACCTGGCCCTCCTGCAGCGGCCGGAACTTGGCATCACCTTCAccaaactgcactgctggaACCTCACGCAGTATGAGAAATGCGTGTTCCTCGATGCTGATACTTtg atTGTCCAGAACTGTGATGAGCTTTTCGACCGTGAAGAGCTCTCCGCGGCCCCCGACGTGGGCTGGCCCGACTGCTTCAACTCCGGAGTGTTCGTGTTCAGACCATCCGCAGAAACGTTCAGCAACATCATCAAATTCGCCCAGGAACGCGGAAGCTTTGATG GTGGTGATCAAGGTCTCCTGAACTTATATTTCTCGGACTGGGCTCACGGTGATATCAACAAACATCTGCCCTTCCTCTACAATGTAACATCAGCAGCGTTCTACTCCTATCTGCCTGCGTTGAAACA GTATGGTAGGGATCTCAAGATTATCCACTTCATCGGCGCCTCCAAACCCTGGCTTCAACATTACAACTGGCGGACCCACACCGTCGATGCTCCGGACCATCTGCGCGAGTTCCTTCAACTGTGGTGGAGCCTCTTCACCTCTGAAGTCCACACTAAGCTAGACTCCGCCATG GTCGAAGCGGAGGAACAAACTCCGCTAGATTACCACCATGAGCCAGAATATCTAGAAGAAGAGTATATAGATCAAGATTTAAACACTGGTCATTACGAAGCCACGCTCAATCCTCTATCCGAATTTCATTGGCATCATCCAGACAAACAAATACAGTTTCCCTCAGAAGATGAACCCATTGTTGATATGACTGAATATCATGACCCCTGGGATACCTACAGGGGACATATACCCCCGATGTCTAATAATGCAGAACAAGAAGTGCCGCAAATGGATTACCATGAAGTCAGAAAATATGCATGGGAATATATGCCTCCTGTTCATAAAGATAATCATAGTCATAATGCACCACAAATTGAAAGTCCTTTCAGAGAACAGACGTATCATGAAACTCATCACTCTAGCCAGGCATATGATACTACAAGTTCGCAGGTAGAAAGATACAGTAATAATGAATACCGACCTGAAATTCGACAAGAAGTTCAAAGTAATCATCAACAGCACTTCAAACAATATCATGCAGAAAAAGCAAATTACCATCATCATGAACCACAGAAGCCATATCATAATCAAGAAAGTTATCCCAGTAACTCACAGTATACTGATAGAATAAGCCATTTAAATAGTAATACTAATCAAACTCCTAGTCAAATAACGCATAGTgcaaataatattcataaaaacCTAACAACTTTCAGTGAAAGTTATTCTCAGTCAAATAAGGTTAGTAATAATAAGGTTGAAgaaattgtaatatttaataacaatcaAGAACCAATTCATAAGTTTACGCCGTATGTGTATTCTGTGCATTTAGATTATACAACAAATGATTGCGAACATCAAATGAACGGCTATATCTCGGATGATGAATGCGATATGTATGAAGAAATACTGCCTAGACATCCATATGATGGTTTTTACTTACGACACCAAAACACAATTGACTCCAGGGGGAGAAAAATTTGTTCGCACGAAATACATTACGCACCCCATTCTCCGTCTCCGACGCCACCTAGTCCAGAAGTGTTCGAAGACGCACTAGATTTTCCTGAAGAGATAAATGAAAGAAATGGGGAAAATCAC ACGGGAGTGGCGGGTCATCTGGCGCGCATCGGTGAAGATTTGCAGAGCGAAGCGATTGATGAGCTATCTCGCCGTCAAGGTTGGGAAGCTGGCAACATTGACTACATGGGTGCTGACTCTTTTGACAAAATTTGGGCAAAAATATCTCAGACCCTTAGTCAAGGACCTAGTTCACCGCCAAAACAGCAGTCTCCTCCGCTTGCTCAGCCATCTGTTGGAG TATCAGGTTTAGAAGCGCTAAAATTAGACGACAAAGCAGGTGCATCTGATAGTCCACTCCTAGCTACTACACCCTCGAAAGATGAAGCCCCTGCAGCGCCGGCAGCAAAAT CTACCGAGGAAGCAGCCAAAGAGACGCGCCTTTGA